The following proteins come from a genomic window of Companilactobacillus pabuli:
- a CDS encoding TetR/AcrR family transcriptional regulator, giving the protein MKIDVTKHLTLGAKRTLKAFRIAMFEELSEKEFDKITVNDICQRSEYPRATFYNYFDDKLDLLQYLWSYIAKDVFERLSITSENNTLVDAFNLLLGFFHSNESLLNSIKENNGVNSHLWHNMSGYLKHEVNKVVYQYCADNHSNQVPAKMLSRFFSDLLIGMLEWCLFDEPDIETKTADRYLIALLNGKF; this is encoded by the coding sequence ATGAAAATAGATGTGACTAAGCACCTGACCTTAGGAGCCAAACGAACTTTAAAGGCCTTTCGTATTGCAATGTTTGAAGAATTAAGTGAAAAAGAATTCGATAAGATCACTGTAAATGATATTTGTCAACGCAGCGAGTATCCCCGTGCTACTTTTTATAATTACTTTGATGATAAATTGGACTTGTTACAATATCTCTGGTCTTATATCGCAAAAGATGTTTTCGAACGATTATCCATTACTTCTGAAAATAATACTTTGGTAGATGCTTTCAATTTATTATTAGGCTTTTTCCACAGTAACGAATCATTACTAAATAGCATTAAAGAAAATAATGGTGTTAATTCACATCTTTGGCACAATATGTCAGGATATCTAAAGCATGAGGTTAATAAAGTGGTTTATCAATATTGTGCTGACAATCATTCCAATCAGGTCCCTGCCAAAATGTTGTCACGTTTTTTCAGTGATCTATTAATTGGTATGTTAGAGTGGTGTTTATTCGATGAACCCGACATCGAAACTAAAACAGCTGATAGATATTTAATCGCCTTACTAAATGGAAAATTTTGA
- a CDS encoding ISL3 family transposase translates to MVSQDNSILCALDIKDNNIKNVSVKDSKIKKHGVIKHIKVVNAELSYSLHRCPQCGMNTLVKNGKRTTNARLASFNGIEYHLVLRKQRFLCRNCGSTCGAHSDLLIKNHTMTKQIKNRIFSMAKESFTLSSIAKVIGISANTVSRILYSNTKIPNRCAHLPENLCFDEFRSVKNIFTFIAIDADTHRLVELIHDRLSKTITEHFINNYSLSERQAVKTVSIDLNANYQLVVHRIFPNARIVVDRFHIVQLCSRALDQVRINSLKKLPDKKSRIYKAMKSDWRLYHLPEEDVDDTHIKFIVGINEFTTIQNVIDIATDEIPIFKEAYGTYQSIQRSIRYHDINLLQETTSGYKRNGTAMDTAITTLRKNINYVKNSCLLPYSNGPLEGTIGKIKKLKRNSYGFRNLEHFIKRIRLICA, encoded by the coding sequence ATGGTGTCCCAAGACAATTCTATACTATGTGCGCTAGACATAAAAGACAATAATATAAAAAATGTTTCAGTAAAAGATTCCAAAATAAAAAAACATGGTGTTATAAAACACATCAAAGTGGTGAATGCTGAACTATCTTATTCTTTACATAGGTGCCCTCAATGTGGAATGAATACACTAGTTAAAAATGGTAAAAGAACCACTAATGCAAGATTAGCTAGCTTTAATGGTATCGAGTACCACCTAGTACTAAGAAAGCAACGATTCCTGTGTAGGAACTGTGGAAGCACCTGCGGTGCCCACAGTGATCTATTGATAAAAAATCATACTATGACCAAACAGATTAAGAATAGAATCTTTTCCATGGCTAAAGAATCATTTACTCTGTCATCAATAGCTAAAGTCATCGGTATTTCAGCCAATACTGTAAGTAGGATTTTATATAGTAATACCAAAATTCCTAATAGATGTGCGCATTTGCCAGAAAATCTTTGTTTTGATGAGTTTAGATCCGTAAAAAATATTTTTACATTTATCGCCATCGATGCGGATACGCATCGGTTGGTCGAATTGATACATGACAGACTGTCTAAAACAATAACTGAACACTTTATAAATAATTACAGCTTATCGGAACGACAAGCCGTAAAAACCGTATCAATCGACTTAAATGCCAACTATCAATTAGTCGTTCATCGTATATTCCCCAATGCTCGCATTGTCGTAGATAGATTTCATATAGTTCAACTTTGTAGTAGAGCCTTGGATCAAGTACGTATCAATTCTTTAAAAAAATTGCCTGATAAAAAATCTCGTATATATAAAGCGATGAAATCTGATTGGCGTCTATATCATCTTCCAGAGGAAGATGTAGACGATACTCATATAAAATTTATTGTCGGCATAAATGAATTTACGACTATTCAAAATGTCATCGATATAGCTACTGATGAAATACCAATTTTCAAGGAAGCTTATGGTACTTATCAGAGTATTCAAAGATCAATAAGATATCATGACATAAATCTACTTCAAGAAACTACTTCTGGATATAAAAGAAATGGGACTGCAATGGATACAGCCATTACAACGTTACGAAAAAACATAAATTATGTGAAAAATAGTTGCTTATTGCCATATTCCAATGGTCCTCTAGAGGGCACCATTGGAAAGATAAAGAAACTAAAAAGAAATTCTTATGGCTTTAGAAATCTTGAACACTTTATTAAAAGAATAAGACTGATTTGTGCATAG
- a CDS encoding MMPL family transporter, producing the protein MGKIKNKYLVALIGWIIVVIAALVMMPNVSQLVRNKGNITLPNYTESQKASKIEKKANGNKSVITYTVVFKNGSGAKLTPNQSTKIDNQLNKLSNEKSLKIKKVMGPSDNAQTKKQLIAKDKTTQLAQVTVKDDNAVGTQVKKLKNQLKISGIKTYVTGADALNDEFSTVTEKGIQKTEVIAIIFIFIVLILVFRSPIVPLISLLNVGVAFITSLSIVMNLAEKVNFPISNFTQVFLVVVLFGIGTDYNILLYNYFKGALARGLSAKEAAHDAQKHGGRTILYSGISVLIGFSVLSLAKFSFYQSAVGVAIGVLVLLAVLLTLNMFFMQTLGEKMFWPSKVSAGSGKSHIWYGLSRAALAYPVVILGIIAVAAVPFLVNSSSTLNFNNADEVPDSYQAKYGYKVIQSHFSKGMSAPATIYIQSKSKLTSQENLADIDKLTQYLKQEPGVKTVTSATQPGGSKIKSMYLKNQLVTITNGLNTSTKGLEKIKSGLNSASSQLQSANISGSVSQVQELADGTSQLQAGAQQLSSGIDQYTSGVSTVNNGLQSANSQLPTLSSGVSTLTSSSQQLTSGLSQLQSQVSALSGQATQLLTLLQSSGQDTSAAAGEISQLQSAISQLSSGSSAVSSGMSQLQGQIPTLTSGMSQLASGTNTLVASNSTLTSGGQSLATGSATVNSGVQQMNTQLQQMSSQVTQLEEGLVSADSGLETIAKGNTTMKTYLDGLRKSYVGDTFYLPKATIKSKTFKPALDAYMDNNRKIATITLVFKGDPNSETTSKQLKTIQTDMKAQLKHSSLKNAKVAVGGETSQNNDLRTLANGDFGRTALIMTIGIGIALIVVTESILQPMTIIGTLLLAYEAALGITRIFSKSVLGDNLLSWNTPFFTFIMLMALGVDYSIFLMVRFKDEPMPDLKDRMLNAATAIGTVVISAAIILSGTFAALIPSGVTTLIQVALGVIFGLIILVIILPLTLSSLISLTKWHDDRMIHRKKPEKKSAKKDDSGDAKTE; encoded by the coding sequence GTGGGAAAGATTAAAAATAAATATCTTGTAGCGTTAATTGGCTGGATCATTGTAGTGATAGCGGCGTTAGTAATGATGCCTAATGTTTCTCAATTAGTGAGAAATAAGGGTAATATTACTTTGCCTAATTATACTGAGAGTCAAAAAGCTTCTAAGATTGAGAAGAAAGCTAACGGAAATAAGTCCGTTATAACTTATACTGTCGTCTTTAAAAATGGCAGTGGAGCTAAATTAACTCCAAATCAATCGACGAAAATTGACAATCAATTAAATAAATTGAGCAATGAAAAATCACTGAAAATCAAAAAAGTTATGGGTCCAAGTGATAATGCTCAAACAAAGAAACAATTGATTGCTAAGGACAAAACGACTCAATTAGCTCAAGTCACGGTTAAAGATGATAATGCTGTTGGGACGCAAGTCAAAAAATTAAAAAATCAATTAAAGATTTCTGGTATTAAAACGTATGTAACTGGTGCGGATGCATTGAATGATGAATTCTCAACCGTTACAGAAAAGGGGATTCAGAAAACTGAAGTAATCGCGATAATTTTCATCTTTATCGTTTTGATTTTAGTTTTCCGTTCACCAATCGTGCCATTGATTTCATTGCTAAACGTTGGTGTGGCCTTTATTACATCGTTAAGCATCGTAATGAATCTTGCAGAAAAGGTGAACTTTCCAATTTCAAACTTTACTCAAGTATTCTTGGTCGTAGTTTTGTTTGGTATCGGAACAGACTACAATATCTTACTTTATAATTACTTTAAAGGAGCGTTGGCTAGGGGACTGTCGGCTAAAGAAGCAGCTCATGATGCACAAAAGCATGGTGGCCGAACGATTCTTTATAGTGGGATTTCTGTTTTAATTGGATTCTCTGTTCTTTCACTAGCTAAGTTCTCCTTCTATCAAAGTGCTGTCGGAGTAGCTATTGGTGTTCTAGTCTTACTAGCTGTCTTGTTGACTTTGAACATGTTCTTTATGCAGACACTTGGTGAGAAAATGTTCTGGCCAAGTAAGGTTAGTGCTGGTAGTGGTAAGAGTCACATTTGGTATGGATTATCACGTGCAGCTTTAGCATATCCAGTTGTTATTTTGGGAATTATTGCTGTAGCAGCAGTGCCTTTCTTAGTTAATAGCAGTTCAACATTAAACTTTAATAACGCTGATGAAGTTCCTGATAGTTATCAAGCTAAATATGGTTATAAAGTTATTCAAAGCCACTTTAGCAAGGGAATGTCAGCACCAGCAACGATTTATATTCAAAGTAAATCTAAGTTAACATCGCAAGAAAATTTGGCAGATATTGATAAATTAACTCAATATCTTAAACAAGAACCAGGTGTTAAAACAGTTACTTCAGCTACTCAACCTGGTGGATCTAAGATCAAGAGTATGTATTTGAAGAATCAATTGGTAACTATTACTAATGGTTTAAATACTTCAACTAAGGGTCTAGAAAAGATTAAATCCGGTTTGAATTCCGCTAGTTCACAATTGCAAAGTGCCAATATTAGTGGCAGTGTTTCTCAAGTTCAAGAGTTAGCAGATGGAACTAGTCAATTGCAAGCAGGAGCACAACAGTTATCTAGTGGTATTGATCAGTATACTTCTGGTGTTTCAACTGTTAATAACGGCTTACAAAGCGCTAATAGTCAGTTGCCTACATTGAGCAGTGGCGTTTCTACTTTAACAAGTAGCTCACAACAATTAACATCTGGATTAAGCCAACTACAATCACAAGTTAGTGCCTTATCTGGACAAGCTACGCAATTATTGACCTTACTACAAAGCTCTGGACAAGATACTAGTGCCGCAGCTGGTGAGATCAGTCAATTGCAAAGTGCTATTAGTCAATTGAGTAGTGGCTCTAGTGCTGTTTCTAGCGGCATGAGTCAATTACAAGGACAAATTCCAACCTTAACATCAGGAATGTCACAATTGGCCAGTGGAACGAATACATTAGTAGCATCTAATTCAACTTTGACTAGTGGCGGACAAAGCTTAGCTACTGGTTCAGCAACCGTTAATAGTGGTGTTCAACAAATGAATACTCAACTTCAACAAATGAGTTCTCAAGTAACACAATTGGAAGAGGGTCTAGTTTCTGCTGACAGTGGCTTAGAGACAATTGCCAAAGGTAATACAACCATGAAGACTTATTTGGATGGTCTACGTAAGTCTTATGTTGGTGATACTTTCTATCTACCTAAAGCAACTATTAAGAGTAAGACCTTTAAACCAGCACTTGATGCTTATATGGATAACAATCGTAAGATTGCTACAATTACATTAGTCTTCAAGGGTGATCCTAATAGTGAGACAACTTCTAAACAATTGAAGACTATTCAAACTGATATGAAGGCGCAATTAAAGCACAGTTCATTGAAGAATGCTAAAGTTGCTGTCGGTGGTGAAACTTCTCAAAATAATGATTTGAGAACTTTAGCTAATGGTGACTTCGGAAGAACTGCTTTAATCATGACCATTGGTATCGGAATTGCCTTGATTGTTGTAACTGAATCAATTTTGCAACCAATGACAATTATTGGAACCTTGTTGTTAGCTTATGAAGCAGCTCTAGGTATCACAAGAATCTTCTCAAAGAGTGTTCTTGGTGATAACTTATTGAGTTGGAACACACCGTTCTTTACATTCATTATGTTAATGGCTTTGGGTGTTGATTACAGTATCTTCTTGATGGTTAGATTTAAGGATGAACCAATGCCTGATTTGAAGGACCGGATGCTCAATGCGGCCACTGCAATTGGAACTGTCGTTATCTCGGCGGCAATTATTTTGAGTGGTACCTTTGCTGCTTTGATTCCTTCAGGCGTTACAACCTTGATTCAAGTGGCCTTAGGCGTAATCTTTGGTTTGATTATCTTAGTTATTATCTTGCCATTGACTTTGTCGTCATTGATCAGTTTGACTAAGTGGCATGATGATCGAATGATTCATCGTAAGAAACCCGAGAAGAAATCTGCTAAAAAAGATGATTCTGGGGATGCAAAAACCGAATAG